The following proteins come from a genomic window of candidate division WOR-3 bacterium:
- a CDS encoding SBBP repeat-containing protein codes for MIKRNLHNISLIALFFIPTLLFPQAWVARYNGPANLDDEAHGLAVDNSGNVYVTGYANGYGEVLDYGTVKYNANGTQLWSAIYDGGITD; via the coding sequence ATGATAAAGAGAAACCTTCACAATATATCTCTAATTGCTCTTTTTTTCATTCCGACGCTCCTCTTTCCCCAGGCTTGGGTAGCAAGATACAACGGTCCAGCGAACTTGGATGATGAGGCGCATGGTCTCGCAGTTGACAATTCCGGTAATGTCTACGTCACGGGTTACGCTAACGGTTATGGGGAGGTCCTTGATTACGGAACGGTTAAGTACAATGCCAACGGTACCCAATTATGGTCAGCGATATATGATGGGGGCATTACCGACAT